The segment TACACTGCACCCGGCAAGCCCATTAATAACCAGCCGGACATATCAGATGCGCCAGCAGACATGGCAGTCACAAAACTTCCGAGTTTACGTCCGCCTAAAATATAATCGGATAAGTTGTTTGTATAATAATAGGCAAGGACACCGATTAAAATCATGCTGAAAATATAAATACTAAAAGTAATAAGTGTTGGGTCTAAACCAAACATTAAATACCCCAAAATAAGTCGTGAAAATTTGAGAAAGGTCACATTTTACCTTATTTAGGACTATTATTCTATTTTCCTTTTCGATAGACTAATATCATTAAAACTAAGGTCGAAAAAATGGATTCTGTTGAATTATTAATGAATGTTACGCCCAATGAAACCCGCGTTGCGTTGGTGGAAACGGGTGTTTTAAAAGAGGTTCATATTGAACGTCAAGCCAAACGTGGCATCGTGGGGAATATTTATAAAGGGCGAGTAACCCGTGTTTTACCAGGGATGCAGTCTGCATTTGTGGATATCGGTTTAGAAAAAGCAGCATTTTTGCATGCTTCCGATATTGTTTCACATACCGAATGTGTGGATGTAAACGAACAAAAACAATTCCGTGCAAAAAGCATTTCTGAACTCGTACGCGAGGGGCAGGATATCGTGGTACAAGTGGTGAAAGATCCTTTGGGCACAAAAGGCGCAAGATTAACCACGGATATTACATTACCTTCTCGCTATCTTGTCTTTATGCCGGAAAATAGTCATGTTGGTGTGTCACAACGTATTGAAAGCGAAGAAGAGCGCGCAAGATTAAAAGCACTGGTTGAGCCTTTTTGTGATGAGTTAGGTGGCTTTATTGTCCGTACAGCTACCGAAGGCGCAACGGAAGAAGAGTTACGCCAAGATGCGGAATTTTTAAAACGTTTATGGCGTAAAGTGCTTGAGCGTAAAGGCAAATATCCAACCCGTTCTAAAATTTATGGCGAACCCGCATTGCCGCAACGTATTTTGCGTGATTTTATCGGTGCTAATTTAGAGAAAATTCATATCGATTCCAAACTTTGTTTTAACGAGGTTAGAGAATTTACCGATGAATTCATGCCTGAATTAAGTGAAAAATTAATGCTTTATACGGGCAATCAGCCGATTTTTGATATTTATGGTGTAGAACGTGGTATTCAAAATGCCTTAGAGAAACGTGTGAATTTAAAATCGGGCGGCTATCTCATTATTGAGCAAACCGAAGCCATGACGACTATTGACATTAATACAGGTGCTTTCG is part of the Haemophilus parainfluenzae ATCC 33392 genome and harbors:
- the rng gene encoding ribonuclease G, which produces MDSVELLMNVTPNETRVALVETGVLKEVHIERQAKRGIVGNIYKGRVTRVLPGMQSAFVDIGLEKAAFLHASDIVSHTECVDVNEQKQFRAKSISELVREGQDIVVQVVKDPLGTKGARLTTDITLPSRYLVFMPENSHVGVSQRIESEEERARLKALVEPFCDELGGFIVRTATEGATEEELRQDAEFLKRLWRKVLERKGKYPTRSKIYGEPALPQRILRDFIGANLEKIHIDSKLCFNEVREFTDEFMPELSEKLMLYTGNQPIFDIYGVERGIQNALEKRVNLKSGGYLIIEQTEAMTTIDINTGAFVGHRNLDETIFNTNIEATKAIAQQLQLRNLGGIIIIDFIDMQTDEHRNRVIESLEEALSKDRVKTNVNGFTQLGLVEMTRKRTRESLEHVLCDECPTCQGRGRVKTVETVCYEIMREIIRVNHLFSSEQFVVYASPAVADYLIKEESHGLLPEIEMFISKQVQVKTEQYYNQEQFDVVVM